TCCCAATGGTCTTTAGGCAGCAACCACCCATAAGGCACAACGTCCTTGTTTTCATGCTTCTTTCCTACCAAATGAAAACTCAACTGGTAGAGTCTGACAGCCCAGAATCTGGACAGTGAGGAAGAAAACAGGGGCAGTGATAGTCTTTGGTAGAAAATCCTAAGGCTTAAAGGGACATCTCTATGAGAAAGAAGTAGAGTGGGAACATTatttctttggggagaagatacGGAGTGATAGAGCAGGCCAGGCTGTGAGAGGGACTCTGACAATACCTTGAAAGCTAACAACACAAAAGCTAACATCAAAACTGAAAATGAGGTTTCTGGTTCCAGATGGTGACATGggactcccctcctccccagacaTACTGAGTCTACAGCTACATATGAACCAatttctctgaaagaaatccagaaaccagCTGATTGACTCCTACACATCggaccaagagaaaaaaaaccacatcAAAACGGGTAGGAGCGGCTGAGGCACAATCTTACCATAAACCCCACCCCCGGCGCGGCAACCCACAACCAGGAGGGAGCACATGACTCCCAGCTTCTCCCCGAAGAGGGAAGGGTCTGGACCCTACATCTGGCACCTCAACTTTTAAGACGTCCAGCTGAGAGATGGACCCCCAAAACACCTAGCTCTGAAAGACAATGAGGCTTGCGACCATGAGACCCACAAGGCTACAGGGAACTGAGACAGTTCTTAACCAGCTTGTGGGGGCTCCCATGGCTTtccccccagggcccagcacagaggtacaaaacaaaactgaatatgGGCTTCTTATCAGCAGGACAAACAGAAATCACTGGGGAGAAATGGTCTGGAAACAGCTGATCAATATGCCAGTCCTTTTGGTTAAAAGGATGAGCAGGGCGGGgctcgccccgtggccgagtggttaagtttgcgcgctccgctgcaggcggcccagtgtttcgttggttcgaatcctgggcgcggacatggcactgctcatcgggccgcgctggggcagcgtcccatgccacaactagaaggacccacaatgaagaatatacaactgtgtaccagggggctttggggagaaagaggaataaataaatatattaaaaaaaaaaaaaaggatgagcaGGGtgcaggccccatggccgagtggctaagttctcacgctccgctttggtggcccggggtttcactggcccagatcctgggcgccaacatggcaccgctcatcaggccatgctgaggtggcatcccacacgccacaaccagaaggactcacaactaaaaatacacaactgtgtaccggggggctttgggagaaaacggaaaaataaaatctttaaaaaaaagaaaaagtctattCAAAAGGACGAGCAGGTTTCCTTAAGGCAAGTAACCAAACCAACACTCCTCAGGAAACAGCCCCTTTCTCTGCAAAAATCACCCCAAACCTAAACAattaaaccaaagagaaaaaaagaccccTCTCTAAAAAACCTCAGGGGAGAATTTCTCTGAGAAATGTGAGTAACTTCCTGGCCTATGACCCACACCTGACCTCTTACCctgtaaaacagaaaagaaaaagtatttgatgaaGGTTCTCAGGGGCCCCAAAGCCACTGCAGTGATCCCTGAGCAGCCCCAAACCTCAGGTATGTAGAAACATGAGGGTCAGCCAGGAGCAGGGGTCCCTCCCAAATTTCTTTATAGGAGGGCTCTGCAATGGCAAGCTGGCAGGGCAGGATACATCTGCAGAGTATTTTGCATAAAACAGAGTCAAAGTCAATCACCCACACGGAGGCTCCTGAGGCCCATGGAGCTGTCAAAGCCCCCAACCTCCCCGCTTGGCACTGCTACTGCCCAGAGATAGAACAGTCACTGGTCTAGGAAACTCCAGTCTTTACTCTCATTGCACAGCCCCCTCATAATGATTAATGATCAATGAAATCTTCATTAATTAGGACTGTATTTCAATTTCCATCGTCAACTGAAAGTGCGTTTGTCTTAAGTGTCAGCACCTTTAACTTATTACTCGTGTACATAAGTATTTTGATGGATATGAGCTACAAACACATAGCAGAGTCAGCCTGCATTTCCAAAATTTAAAGGAGGGCTGCAAAGGTAAAGAGCCTCACTGTGACTGAGGAGGGAGGGCCCTTCAGGAATAGCAAAACTGGCCTCTAAGTAAGGGAAAAGCGCTCTCACACCAGCCCTGATGGCTCCTTCCAGCTTCAGGCAGTTCTGGCTTTAGCTGTGACACAGACAATGAGCTGGACAGAGGCAGTTTGCCGACCTGCAGCTACGTACCTTTCCTGCCGGCCTCGGGGGTCTGGGAAGGCTTCTcttgcctggtggcacagggagCCGGGGAGGCGAACCTTCTCTCTGtttccacctcttcctccttATCCCGCTTCTGTGCCTTCCTTTCCAGGGGTGGTGTCCAGGGCGGCCGGGGGGCACCGCTCTCCTGGCCCTCCTTGCACGGCTCGGTGGGCTCCGGGTCGGGCTTCCCAGCCCGGCGAGCCAGCAGCTCTACCAGGTAGGGCCTGCTCagtttggggagtggggaggacgGCGGGGTCTGACTGGCGGGCTTGGGAGCCAGGGCTGGCTTCTGCACCAAGGGCATCCTGTTCGCTGCCTTGTCctgctctggagccagagtcTGGCTGCTCGCCAgtgggggcctgggctgggctgcaggagcAGAGTGGCTGGAGGGGCTCTCAGCAGGGTCCTTCCAGGTGGACAGGGCTTGCTTCCTCTCTGCAGGGAGTGAAAGGCCACGCCTGAGGGCCACAccgtctgtctctttctctccgtTTGTGCTTCCCGGTGCAGGCGGCCCCCCTTCGATACTGTCCCCTGTGCTGCtgtgccttttcttcttcttctgttctgCCTGCTGGTCACAGTGGAAGCGCAAGGAGTAGTTGGTCCTTCTCAACTTTATCCCAAAAGGGGaggctttttcctctccacctGGCATCACGGGGTCTGGCTTTCCTATACCACTTGTGGTCTCGCTGTCCAAAGTGGTCACGGGCTCTGCATTGGCCACAGCTTTCTGCGGAGGGTAAGGAAGGCTTGGaacaaggaaagatggaaggtCTTTGGCAAATTTGCATCCCTCTGTGGTGTCCGTTGGCTCCCGGTGCACCGTCAGTTTCTCTGCACCCTTCCGGTGCTTGTGAGGATcagcagccaggggctggggtgctgTCTCTTCGCTGGGACCTAGCACAGGTCTTTTTCTAATGCTTTCTGCTTCTGTGTTCTGTTTGGAGGCCTCTGTGCCACCATCAGAGAATTTCTGCCAGGCAGGCATAATAGAGAACTTTGCGTTTACTGGCAGGGTCTTCCGGAGGTTCCCTCGGGAATCACTTCGGCCCCTCGGACTGTGCCCATCCCTGGGACGCCCTTGATCTCTCTCGCTGCGCTGGTCACTGTCTGCATTCCTCAGGATTCTGGACCGAATGGACGCCCATTCAGCCAGTGCGGCCACACTGCTCGGGGACTCCTGGGGAGGCTTGGCCTTCCCGCTGCCTGCCCGGGGATCGACGGGGGCTCGGGGTGGGTTCTCCACGGCGGGGACATCCAGATGCTTCTTTTCTTCTGACAAGCCCAGGAGAGACTTGCACGCTGTGTCCTTGATCTGGCTCAGGTTGACAGCTGGGCCGCAGAGCTGTGCTCCTGTGACCAGGATGGCGGTGTGGGGGATGCTCAGGGACGAGGGCAGGGCATGGGAGGCCGGGCTGGCTTTGGGGGCCTTTGGCTCATGGGGAGCAGAGGCAAGTCCTGCATCTTTCACGGGCGTCACTGGGCTCAGATTGACTTTGGGGAAGAGAATTTGTTTCCCTCCTGATGATACCTGGAAGGTGTAGGGTCTGGGCATGGTCTGCCTCTCATCTACTTCCTGCCACCTGAGCTCctccacttttctctctttttctggagCGGCAGCTTCTTTCATCTCCACTGGAGCCAGCTTCTCTTCCCCTTGCGCCTCTTGTTTCCGGGGATGTTGCACtttagtttcttctctcttttcctgacgTACACGATCATCTCCGTGAACATCCTCCTGCTTTCCCTGCTGCTCTCCTGATGGCTCAGCCTCGCGGCTCTGCTTCTCACAAACGCTTGGTTCCTCAgagttttctctttgcttctcagGTTTCAGGTGTTCTCGTTCTTCTGGTTTCTCTGCAAAGTCAGTCTGAAGTGGGCTCCTCAAGCCACTTTTGTCAGCTAGCTCCGGCTGACTCTCATCTTCCACTCTCAGTCCTTCTTGATGCTTCTTTTCTGCTTCCTGTAGCTTCtgtgcctccacttcctcctgctttttcagcaattcctttctctttgcctccttctcctcttgccatctctgctcctccagctcctcctgccttctgAGCTCCTTCAttcgtttttcttcttcctcccgccatctctgctcctccagctcctcctgccttctgAGCTCCTTCATtcgtttttcttcctcctcccgccgtctctgctcctccagctcctcctgccttctgagctcctccagcctcctctcctcctcctgcagccacTGCTTCTGGGCCTCTCGCCGTCTctgctgctccagctcctcctgccttctgAGCTCCTTCATtcgtttctcttcctcctcccgcCATgtctgctcctccagctcctcctgccttctgagctcctccagccttctctcctcctcctgcagccacTGCTTCTCGGCCTCGCACCgtctctgctcctccagctcctccagtcTTCTGAGCTCCTTcaactctctttcctcttcttcctgccgCTGCTTTTCGGCTtcctgcctgctctgtgcctccagctcctcctgctgaGTGAGGCCCTCCAGTCGCTGGACCTCTTCCTCCAGACGCTTCTGCTCTTCGGCCTCCAGGTGCCTTCTTTCCTCTTGCTCCCCCTGCTCTTGGCCTTGGCAACCTTGCctttccagtctctgcctctcctcttcctgctgcctctttTCTGCCGCCAGCtgtagttctctctcttctccctcctcttcctctccttcctcctccaagaGCTCTTGCCTTCTGttctcttcccaaagcctcctCTCCAAGGCCTGGagcctctgctcctccagccGTCTCCTCTCGGCTGCTTCCTCCTTTTGCCGCTTGCACTTGGCCTCAAGTTCTCGCCAGTATTCTTCTTGacgtctcttctcttcttcaggtTCCAGCAGCTCTGGCTCCTCTTCATGCAAAATTAGCTTGTCTTCCACAGGGTGTCCATTCTGGTCCAGGGACAGTGGGTGCAGAAGGCCATCTTGCTCACTTGGTCGATCCTAACATTGGTAAGGGAAACAGAATTAGTCCTTTCTTTTTGCACAGGTAACCATTCTCATCCTGTTCACAATGGAGGTGGCCCTCTTAACCTCAGAAAGAAAGGGCAGCTGTTCTAAGTACAGAGATAGGAAAACCTGGGCATCTGTCACCCCAAGAGTAAGCTGTGCGGGTGGAAGAAGGAACTTCATCTCCATCTTTACTCTCTAGCCcctttatttcattctcaaattcctttttcttaataTGAATGAATAATCGTAGGAGAACCTATAGTCCAGCAtcagaaagatgaggaaaaaaatgagatttacaCTTCCTCAATGTGCCCTGAAACTTGTGACTTTGAAGTCCATCCTAATCAAACTGAACCTCTGGCTAACCCATGGCGGAGGAAAGCTGGGCCACCTTTCTGCGGCAAAGGAAACGCTAAGTGTCTGGAGCCCTCAAAGGCAGACCTCTCTCGCATGGGTCTATCAGCCTCCTGGAGGCCAACATGTCAGAAAGGGCGATGAACACTAAAAGGACCTGCTTCCCCTCGACAACCACCCTACATGGTAGAGTGAGCATTCAGCAAGCAAGGGCATCTGCCTGGTCACAGGCTCTACCTACCCTGGCAAGTCGCCTGTGCTTCTTTGACACCCTCTGGTTTTTTGGCTTAACGGCCAGTTTGTGCTTGGCGGCACTGTTGTCCAGGCGAGCTATGGCCAGGGGGATGGCATCTAGGTTGACACTCTCGATGGTGCCAGCAGAAGAGAAGTGTCTTTTTGGCCGAGACGGTTTAACTGGAACAACCTAGAGTGGAGATGGAAATAGAAAGTCAGTCCAGGTCAGAAAACAACCTGCAAGGAATCCCGGAACGGTGGCACGGTTGGAGCCTGCGCCttgcccagcctggcccagggaaGGCTGGCGAGCAGAGGGGCCCACTGGTACCTTGAAACGAGCACTGCTTTTGGAATCAAAACACAGAATGTTGACTATTTGTTCAGCCAATGATATTTGCATTCACTTGTAAAGATCATTTAGCCTTTCAGGGACTAATTTACCTACTCTGCATAATATGGGGGTTAGATTAGATGAGAGGTTGACAAACATAGCCAGGGGGTCAAATCCAGCcagttttggtaaataaagttttgctgGCACACAGCCACGCCCCTTGTCCATTGTCCTTAGCTGTTTTTATGCTACAAAGGAAGAGCAGAACAAAGGAGAGTCTTAGCTGCAAGCTTATGGCCACAAGGCCTACAATAAGTAGCAGTTTTCTGAGCTCTGGACTAGTTCATGTCTATGCTAAGAACTCCATGCCTCTAAGAGCCTTCCCTACCTCAGACACAGGCATACAGATCTCAGCCTCCTACCTCAGTCCCTTCAAGGCAGGAAATGTGTCTTTTTGATCTTCATATCTGTCCCTTTTATGCCCAAGTAGCAAATCTCATCTGgtaaatgctccataaatatttgttgaaggaacaATAAAGAATAGCATCTATGTCCAGATTGAGTACTGAGATTTCTAACCTGCACAAATGGTTTAGCACCATCACTCCAAGTCACAGAGCACTGAGTGCACTGAGAAGCTAAAGGGAGGCCGTGGTGAACAAACGAAGGGCAGAAAGGTGCCACAAGGGAAAGGGCGACTCCTCAAAGAATGAACCGCAGCAACGCCTGCATTTCCGTTATACAGGTGCGGTCACTTACAGACCACAACCTCAGACGAACACGAATTTAGAAAGGTCAGAGGGGCCACGGCTCTGCCTGAACCGAGAGGCCACAATGAATCAAATGGTAAGAAGCCACGCCTGTTAACTACAGACAATTTACAGGCAAGCAGCCAGGCAACGGCTCCTGGCCAAACGTGCGGCAGAGGGCGCTCACAGGCCTCTCTGCCTGTGCCAGGCGC
This genomic window from Equus przewalskii isolate Varuska chromosome 3, EquPr2, whole genome shotgun sequence contains:
- the CRACD gene encoding capping protein-inhibiting regulator of actin dynamics isoform X7: MKKADSGEASLEEDLFLTSPMEIVTQQDIVLSDTENKSSATPSSLSPLNLPGARSEMEEKVVPVKPSRPKRHFSSAGTIESVNLDAIPLAIARLDNSAAKHKLAVKPKNQRVSKKHRRLARDRPSEQDGLLHPLSLDQNGHPVEDKLILHEEEPELLEPEEEKRRQEEYWRELEAKCKRQKEEAAERRRLEEQRLQALERRLWEENRRQELLEEEGEEEEGEERELQLAAEKRQQEEERQRLERQGCQGQEQGEQEERRHLEAEEQKRLEEEVQRLEGLTQQEELEAQSRQEAEKQRQEEEERELKELRRLEELEEQRRCEAEKQWLQEEERRLEELRRQEELEEQTWREEEEKRMKELRRQEELEQQRRREAQKQWLQEEERRLEELRRQEELEEQRRREEEEKRMKELRRQEELEEQRWREEEEKRMKELRRQEELEEQRWQEEKEAKRKELLKKQEEVEAQKLQEAEKKHQEGLRVEDESQPELADKSGLRSPLQTDFAEKPEEREHLKPEKQRENSEEPSVCEKQSREAEPSGEQQGKQEDVHGDDRVRQEKREETKVQHPRKQEAQGEEKLAPVEMKEAAAPEKERKVEELRWQEVDERQTMPRPYTFQVSSGGKQILFPKVNLSPVTPVKDAGLASAPHEPKAPKASPASHALPSSLSIPHTAILVTGAQLCGPAVNLSQIKDTACKSLLGLSEEKKHLDVPAVENPPRAPVDPRAGSGKAKPPQESPSSVAALAEWASIRSRILRNADSDQRSERDQGRPRDGHSPRGRSDSRGNLRKTLPVNAKFSIMPAWQKFSDGGTEASKQNTEAESIRKRPVLGPSEETAPQPLAADPHKHRKGAEKLTVHREPTDTTEGCKFAKDLPSFLVPSLPYPPQKAVANAEPVTTLDSETTSGIGKPDPVMPGGEEKASPFGIKLRRTNYSLRFHCDQQAEQKKKKRHSSTGDSIEGGPPAPGSTNGEKETDGVALRRGLSLPAERKQALSTWKDPAESPSSHSAPAAQPRPPLASSQTLAPEQDKAANRMPLVQKPALAPKPASQTPPSSPLPKLSRPYLVELLARRAGKPDPEPTEPCKEGQESGAPRPPWTPPLERKAQKRDKEEEVETERRFASPAPCATRQEKPSQTPEAGRKEKPVLQSRHSLDGSKLAEKGETAQPLWITLALQKQKGFREQQATREERKQAREAKQAEKLSKENVSVSPQPGSSSVSRPGSLHKSTTQPEEKQLETAVSRLERREQLKKANTLPTSVTVEISDSAPPVPLVKEVTKRFSTPDAAPVSTEPAWLALAKRKAKAWSDCPQIIK
- the CRACD gene encoding capping protein-inhibiting regulator of actin dynamics isoform X2, with the protein product MGTRAFSHDSIFIPDGGAESEQTVQAMSQDNILGKVKTLQRQLGKNIKFGQPPPKAVPMKKADSGEASLEEDLFLTSPMEIVTQQDIVLSDTENKSSATPSSLSPLNLPGARSEMEEKVVPVKPSRPKRHFSSAGTIESVNLDAIPLAIARLDNSAAKHKLAVKPKNQRVSKKHRRLARDRPSEQDGLLHPLSLDQNGHPVEDKLILHEEEPELLEPEEEKRRQEEYWRELEAKCKRQKEEAAERRRLEEQRLQALERRLWEENRRQELLEEEGEEEEGEERELQLAAEKRQQEEERQRLERQGCQGQEQGEQEERRHLEAEEQKRLEEEVQRLEGLTQQEELEAQSRQEAEKQRQEEEERELKELRRLEELEEQRRCEAEKQWLQEEERRLEELRRQEELEEQTWREEEEKRMKELRRQEELEQQRRREAQKQWLQEEERRLEELRRQEELEEQRRREEEEKRMKELRRQEELEEQRWREEEEKRMKELRRQEELEEQRWQEEKEAKRKELLKKQEEVEAQKLQEAEKKHQEGLRVEDESQPELADKSGLRSPLQTDFAEKPEEREHLKPEKQRENSEEPSVCEKQSREAEPSGEQQGKQEDVHGDDRVRQEKREETKVQHPRKQEAQGEEKLAPVEMKEAAAPEKERKVEELRWQEVDERQTMPRPYTFQVSSGGKQILFPKVNLSPVTPVKDAGLASAPHEPKAPKASPASHALPSSLSIPHTAILVTGAQLCGPAVNLSQIKDTACKSLLGLSEEKKHLDVPAVENPPRAPVDPRAGSGKAKPPQESPSSVAALAEWASIRSRILRNADSDQRSERDQGRPRDGHSPRGRSDSRGNLRKTLPVNAKFSIMPAWQKFSDGGTEASKQNTEAESIRKRPVLGPSEETAPQPLAADPHKHRKGAEKLTVHREPTDTTEGCKFAKDLPSFLVPSLPYPPQKAVANAEPVTTLDSETTSGIGKPDPVMPGGEEKASPFGIKLRRTNYSLRFHCDQQAEQKKKKRHSSTGDSIEGGPPAPGSTNGEKETDGVALRRGLSLPAERKQALSTWKDPAESPSSHSAPAAQPRPPLASSQTLAPEQDKAANRMPLVQKPALAPKPASQTPPSSPLPKLSRPYLVELLARRAGKPDPEPTEPCKEGQESGAPRPPWTPPLERKAQKRDKEEEVETERRFASPAPCATRQEKPSQTPEAGRKEKPVLQSRHSLDGSKLAEKGETAQPLWITLALQKQKGFREQQATREERKQAREAKQAEKLSKENVSVSPQPGSSSVSRPGSLHKSTTQPEEKQLETAVSRLERREQLKKANTLPTSVTVEISDSAPPVPLVKEVTKRFSTPDAAPVSTEPAWLALAKRKAKAWSDCPQIIK
- the CRACD gene encoding capping protein-inhibiting regulator of actin dynamics isoform X1; the protein is MGTRAFSHDSIFIPDGGAESEQTVQAMSQDNILGKVKTLQRQLGKNIKFGQPPPKAVPMKKADSGEASLEEDLFLTSPMEIVTQQDIVLSDTENKSSATPSSLSPLNLPGARSEMEEKVVPVKPSRPKRHFSSAGTIESVNLDAIPLAIARLDNSAAKHKLAVKPKNQRVSKKHRRLARDRPSEQDGLLHPLSLDQNGHPVEDKLILHEEEPELLEPEEEKRRQEEYWRELEAKCKRQKEEAAERRRLEEQRLQALERRLWEENRRQELLEEEGEEEEGEERELQLAAEKRQQEEERQRLERQGCQGQEQGEQEERRHLEAEEQKRLEEEVQRLEGLTQQEELEAQSRQEAEKQRQEEEERELKELRRLEELEEQRRCEAEKQWLQEEERRLEELRRQEELEEQTWREEEEKRMKELRRQEELEQQRRREAQKQWLQEEERRLEELRRQEELEEQRRREEEEKRMKELRRQEELEEQRWREEEEKRMKELRRQEELEEQRWQEEKEAKRKELLKKQEEVEAQKLQEAEKKHQEGLRVEDESQPELADKSGLRSPLQTDFAEKPEEREHLKPEKQRENSEEPSVCEKQSREAEPSGEQQGKQEDVHGDDRVRQEKREETKVQHPRKQEAQGEEKLAPVEMKEAAAPEKERKVEELRWQEVDERQTMPRPYTFQVSSGGKQILFPKVNLSPVTPVKDAGLASAPHEPKAPKASPASHALPSSLSIPHTAILVTGAQLCGPAVNLSQIKDTACKSLLGLSEEKKHLDVPAVENPPRAPVDPRAGSGKAKPPQESPSSVAALAEWASIRSRILRNADSDQRSERDQGRPRDGHSPRGRSDSRGNLRKTLPVNAKFSIMPAWQKFSDGGTEASKQNTEAESIRKRPVLGPSEETAPQPLAADPHKHRKGAEKLTVHREPTDTTEGCKFAKDLPSFLVPSLPYPPQKAVANAEPVTTLDSETTSGIGKPDPVMPGGEEKASPFGIKLRRTNYSLRFHCDQQAEQKKKKRHSSTGDSIEGGPPAPGSTNGEKETDGVALRRGLSLPAERKQALSTWKDPAESPSSHSAPAAQPRPPLASSQTLAPEQDKAANRMPLVQKPALAPKPASQTPPSSPLPKLSRPYLVELLARRAGKPDPEPTEPCKEGQESGAPRPPWTPPLERKAQKRDKEEEVETERRFASPAPCATRQEKPSQTPEAGRKVCFPTEKPVLQSRHSLDGSKLAEKGETAQPLWITLALQKQKGFREQQATREERKQAREAKQAEKLSKENVSVSPQPGSSSVSRPGSLHKSTTQPEEKQLETAVSRLERREQLKKANTLPTSVTVEISDSAPPVPLVKEVTKRFSTPDAAPVSTEPAWLALAKRKAKAWSDCPQIIK
- the CRACD gene encoding capping protein-inhibiting regulator of actin dynamics isoform X3; translation: MTVFLSLMGEQKVSRQFKQCHRTTSWAKSKLFSRLSSMFLRQLGKNIKFGQPPPKAVPMKKADSGEASLEEDLFLTSPMEIVTQQDIVLSDTENKSSATPSSLSPLNLPGARSEMEEKVVPVKPSRPKRHFSSAGTIESVNLDAIPLAIARLDNSAAKHKLAVKPKNQRVSKKHRRLARDRPSEQDGLLHPLSLDQNGHPVEDKLILHEEEPELLEPEEEKRRQEEYWRELEAKCKRQKEEAAERRRLEEQRLQALERRLWEENRRQELLEEEGEEEEGEERELQLAAEKRQQEEERQRLERQGCQGQEQGEQEERRHLEAEEQKRLEEEVQRLEGLTQQEELEAQSRQEAEKQRQEEEERELKELRRLEELEEQRRCEAEKQWLQEEERRLEELRRQEELEEQTWREEEEKRMKELRRQEELEQQRRREAQKQWLQEEERRLEELRRQEELEEQRRREEEEKRMKELRRQEELEEQRWREEEEKRMKELRRQEELEEQRWQEEKEAKRKELLKKQEEVEAQKLQEAEKKHQEGLRVEDESQPELADKSGLRSPLQTDFAEKPEEREHLKPEKQRENSEEPSVCEKQSREAEPSGEQQGKQEDVHGDDRVRQEKREETKVQHPRKQEAQGEEKLAPVEMKEAAAPEKERKVEELRWQEVDERQTMPRPYTFQVSSGGKQILFPKVNLSPVTPVKDAGLASAPHEPKAPKASPASHALPSSLSIPHTAILVTGAQLCGPAVNLSQIKDTACKSLLGLSEEKKHLDVPAVENPPRAPVDPRAGSGKAKPPQESPSSVAALAEWASIRSRILRNADSDQRSERDQGRPRDGHSPRGRSDSRGNLRKTLPVNAKFSIMPAWQKFSDGGTEASKQNTEAESIRKRPVLGPSEETAPQPLAADPHKHRKGAEKLTVHREPTDTTEGCKFAKDLPSFLVPSLPYPPQKAVANAEPVTTLDSETTSGIGKPDPVMPGGEEKASPFGIKLRRTNYSLRFHCDQQAEQKKKKRHSSTGDSIEGGPPAPGSTNGEKETDGVALRRGLSLPAERKQALSTWKDPAESPSSHSAPAAQPRPPLASSQTLAPEQDKAANRMPLVQKPALAPKPASQTPPSSPLPKLSRPYLVELLARRAGKPDPEPTEPCKEGQESGAPRPPWTPPLERKAQKRDKEEEVETERRFASPAPCATRQEKPSQTPEAGRKVCFPTEKPVLQSRHSLDGSKLAEKGETAQPLWITLALQKQKGFREQQATREERKQAREAKQAEKLSKENVSVSPQPGSSSVSRPGSLHKSTTQPEEKQLETAVSRLERREQLKKANTLPTSVTVEISDSAPPVPLVKEVTKRFSTPDAAPVSTEPAWLALAKRKAKAWSDCPQIIK
- the CRACD gene encoding capping protein-inhibiting regulator of actin dynamics isoform X6 — protein: MKKADSGEASLEEDLFLTSPMEIVTQQDIVLSDTENKSSATPSSLSPLNLPGARSEMEEKVVPVKPSRPKRHFSSAGTIESVNLDAIPLAIARLDNSAAKHKLAVKPKNQRVSKKHRRLARDRPSEQDGLLHPLSLDQNGHPVEDKLILHEEEPELLEPEEEKRRQEEYWRELEAKCKRQKEEAAERRRLEEQRLQALERRLWEENRRQELLEEEGEEEEGEERELQLAAEKRQQEEERQRLERQGCQGQEQGEQEERRHLEAEEQKRLEEEVQRLEGLTQQEELEAQSRQEAEKQRQEEEERELKELRRLEELEEQRRCEAEKQWLQEEERRLEELRRQEELEEQTWREEEEKRMKELRRQEELEQQRRREAQKQWLQEEERRLEELRRQEELEEQRRREEEEKRMKELRRQEELEEQRWREEEEKRMKELRRQEELEEQRWQEEKEAKRKELLKKQEEVEAQKLQEAEKKHQEGLRVEDESQPELADKSGLRSPLQTDFAEKPEEREHLKPEKQRENSEEPSVCEKQSREAEPSGEQQGKQEDVHGDDRVRQEKREETKVQHPRKQEAQGEEKLAPVEMKEAAAPEKERKVEELRWQEVDERQTMPRPYTFQVSSGGKQILFPKVNLSPVTPVKDAGLASAPHEPKAPKASPASHALPSSLSIPHTAILVTGAQLCGPAVNLSQIKDTACKSLLGLSEEKKHLDVPAVENPPRAPVDPRAGSGKAKPPQESPSSVAALAEWASIRSRILRNADSDQRSERDQGRPRDGHSPRGRSDSRGNLRKTLPVNAKFSIMPAWQKFSDGGTEASKQNTEAESIRKRPVLGPSEETAPQPLAADPHKHRKGAEKLTVHREPTDTTEGCKFAKDLPSFLVPSLPYPPQKAVANAEPVTTLDSETTSGIGKPDPVMPGGEEKASPFGIKLRRTNYSLRFHCDQQAEQKKKKRHSSTGDSIEGGPPAPGSTNGEKETDGVALRRGLSLPAERKQALSTWKDPAESPSSHSAPAAQPRPPLASSQTLAPEQDKAANRMPLVQKPALAPKPASQTPPSSPLPKLSRPYLVELLARRAGKPDPEPTEPCKEGQESGAPRPPWTPPLERKAQKRDKEEEVETERRFASPAPCATRQEKPSQTPEAGRKVCFPTEKPVLQSRHSLDGSKLAEKGETAQPLWITLALQKQKGFREQQATREERKQAREAKQAEKLSKENVSVSPQPGSSSVSRPGSLHKSTTQPEEKQLETAVSRLERREQLKKANTLPTSVTVEISDSAPPVPLVKEVTKRFSTPDAAPVSTEPAWLALAKRKAKAWSDCPQIIK